The Raphanus sativus cultivar WK10039 chromosome 2, ASM80110v3, whole genome shotgun sequence genome includes a region encoding these proteins:
- the LOC108843099 gene encoding disease resistance protein CHS1, translating into MYTSSISSNAKVDVFINFGGEVRGGFLSHLRHALARQSIKCFIDDEETERTETRKHVPAKVLHAISESKVAVVVLSENYASSSWCLNELVEIMKAKSMMVPVYYEVDISDVQYLKGSFGEDVRRHGQSENLETMKKWEACLTKLTDTKPNFSSKSSSEDEAKLVRDITRHVSGLLSESRPHKELLRGKACESTSRMTSWSRRVSISGKSNSLIAMDRQTDSIYEILKLKSTSEVRVIGITGVAGIGKTTIARHLYKKLSLAFEDPCFFEDESSGAGISKSSREDYIDQKLSAACHQNHYSLETSRNLHDQGHDLSAQEELLSPESLKRKATETLRCNFGSGDSKRTKIGHNQTLIIVDDIGIEELEKVMEGVNRLCPGSRVIVTTEDKSLLLSRGVEHVYEMDCLKYDEALELFSECAFQKQYPPANFEQLSVLAVELTGCLPLGLKLLGSFLRDKTQKEWECEIQRVQARQEVDCVKLPKLKAQGRPKEGKECRGSKPQQKEKIKAIAKIFISKLNEQRKHSQEGIPHAGRAKKSANL; encoded by the exons ATGTATACATCTTCGATATCATCCAACGCAAAAGTGGATGTGTTCATAAATTTCGGAGGAGAAGTTCGTGGGGGATTTCTAAGCCATCTGAGGCATGCGCTTGCTCGACAAAGCATAAAATGTTTTATAGACGACGAAGAGACGGAGAGGACGGAGACAAGGAAGCATGTTCCAGCCAAGGTCCTTCATGCTATCTCGGAGTCTAAAGTAGCAGTGGTTGTGTTATCTGAGAACTATGCCTCCTCTTCCTGGTGTTTAAACGAGCTGGTGGAGATTATGAAGGCAAAATCGATGATGGTTCCGGTCTACTACGAGGTGGATATATCGGATGTCCAATATCTGAAAGGCAGTTTCGGGGAGGATGTAAGGAGGCATGGTCAATCAGAGAATTTGGAGACCATGAAGAAGTGGGAAGCGTGCTTGACCAAATTAACCGACACCAAACCAAATTTTTCTTCTAAATCTTCTTC GGAGGATGAGGCGAAGCTGGTTCGAGATATTACACGTCACGTTTCTGGTTTGTTGTCAGAATCTCGTCCCCACAAGGAGTTGCTTCGGGGTAAAGCGTGCGAGTCTACTAGTAGGATGACTTCTTGGAGTCGACGAGTCTCTATATCTGGGAAATCCAACAGCCTCATCGCAATGGATCGCCAAACAGACTCAATATATGAAATATTGAAGTTAAAATCTACTAGCGAAGTTCGTGTGATTGGTATTACAGGTGTGGCAGGAATTGGCAAAACGACTATTGCAAGGCATCTTTACAAGAAACTATCTTTGGCTTTCGAAGATCCGTGTTTTTTCGAAGATGAAAGTTCAGGAGCTGGGATTAGCAAATCAAGTAGAGAAGATTATATCGACCAGAAATTATCCGCAGCTTGTCACCAGAATCATTATTCTCTTGAAACCTCGAGGAACTTGCATGATCAAGGCCACGACCTTTCTGCACAGGAAGAGCTACTTTCTCCAGAAAGTCTTAAGCGAAAAGCAACTGAGACACTGCGTTGCAACTTCGGCTCTGGCGATAGCAAAAGGACAAAGATTGGCCACAACCAAACTCTTATCATAGTTGATGACATAGGGATCGAGGAATTAGAGAAGGTCATGGAGGGTGTGAATCGTCTCTGTCCAGGAAGTAGAGTTATAGTAACCACAGAAGACAAGAGTTTGCTCTTATCACGTGGAGTTGAACATGTCTACGAAATGGACTGTCTAAAATACGACGAAGCTCTTGAGCTCTTCAGTGAATGCGCTTTCCAGAAGCAGTATCCTCCAGCAAATTTCGAGCAGCTCTCGGTCCTTGCAGTCGAACTAACCGGCTGTCTTCCTTTGGGCCTTAAATTACTTGGCTCTTTTCTACGTGACAAAACTCAAAAGGAATGGGAATGTGAAATCCAGAGGGTCCAGGCAAGACAAGAAGTAGATTGTGTTAAACTACCAAAGCTTAAAGCACAAGGCAGACCCAAAGAGGGTAAGGAATGCAGAGGCTCGAAACCACAACagaaagaaaagataaaagCCATtgccaaaatatttatttcgaAGCTCAATGAACAACGTAAGCACAGCCAGGAAGGCATACCGCATGCTGGCCGAGCAAAGAAGAGTGCGAATCTCTGA